The following DNA comes from Triticum aestivum cultivar Chinese Spring chromosome 3D, IWGSC CS RefSeq v2.1, whole genome shotgun sequence.
GTTGAGGATTGCCATCAACAGGTACTAGATCTTCATCAGGTGGGCCTCCACCCAATGGCTCTTGCTGGATAATGACAACAGGTACAGTCCAAGATTCTGCATTGGGATCATCAGATTCACCCACAACAATACTTATAGGAACATCACTCACGAGTTCAACTCTAATCTTAACCATCAGGGCTGCTTGAGTGCTCCTAGCCCTGTCCCATAGCAGCAGCTTACCAAAACTTCTAACAGAGTTAGCTAGCATCAAGGCATGTAGAATTGTAATATATCTAGTTAAATATCGTTTAAGCTCAGTTTGCCCTTTAGTATTTCCATCATACTGTTGGAGGTTAAAAATACACATTTTTCTCTGTTGTCCATTGACGACCATGTGCAAATATCAGGTATTGTTGTCATCCTCAAGAATGAATTAGTCTTTGGATTTTTGGTACCATTTGATCCCCTCTTCTCGTATAAGATGTGCAATCTGCTCATTGGATTGATTTTTTGTATCAGCCACCTGTTGAGGTAAAGTCTCTGTGATTTTATCGAGATCATTGATAACGGTGGAAAGTTGTTGCTTCTCATTTTTGTATATACCAATGGTGTGTTTCATCCTTCCAGATGGAACCGCGTTGTACCGGCAGTGGGCTTCTCCTATAAATTCTTGATTAAGTCTTCAAGACCGTCCCATTGTAATTATCTCAAAATTTTGAATAGGCGACGAGCAGCAAGAGGCCAACAGAATTAGAATTAAGAATGATTGGCGCATAGTCCAATAAGGTGAGGAAATTTAGTTGTTGTTTGTGTCCATGAGTACCCGATCAAGTTTTTCGAATGCCGGCAACGGACCGAACATATATTTATTAGCCCACGCAAAAGACACATTTGGCAAGGTCCATCCTTGGAAAGTGGCATATTACAatgggataagtatatttttcatcCTTGAATTCTCCCGGAAGTTTAGAAATCGTCCCTCAACTTCAAAACTAGCAAAACTCAGTCCCTCAACTAATCAACCCGGATATTTTTCGTCCCTGATAACGCTTCGGGCGGTTTGAGTACTATGCACACCTGGTTTTGACTTTTGACTAACAGTGGCCACGTGGCCCGGTTTTGACAGCCACGCTACTGTAGCAAACGGGCGAGAAGGTGTACACACGCCGGCGCCCGCCAGCTCGTCTACAACCAGCCGCACTACCCCGGCTGTACGTGAGCACCGCGTACCTGTTCAGCATGCCTGTCTGCTCCATGAGGAGAATGGCGGCCAGCGCCGCCGTACCCGTTCAGCATGCCTGTCTGCTCCGTGAGGAGTATGGCGACCAGGGATGCCGGCGCCGCCGTACCCGGAGATGTCAAGCTGTCATGGTGCAGCCCAGCCTTCGCGTCGGTCCAGGCGCCTCGCCGGCAGCTGGCCTCGGCACCACTCAGCGACTAGTGCATGCCCTTCCACGTGTCAGTCCATGCCGCCTCCGTTGTCGTATCGTTCGTGCTCAAGGTGGCACGCAAGGTGGCCCGTGGCCAAGCTCGAGGTAACACACACAGAGGCCGAGCTCGAGGTAGCAGGCGGGCGAGGTTGAGGTGGCTGAGGCTGCCGAGAACCTCTAGCTCGGCACGAAGGAGCAGCTAACGGCGTCCATCAGCTCCCGAAACCTAAGCTGAAGAGACGTAGCGGTCAAACCGGGCCACGTGGCCGGTGCTAGTCAAAACCAGATCCAGACCATACTCAAACCGCCCAAAGTGTTATCGGGGACGAAAATTATTCGGTTTAATTAGTTCAAGGACTGAGTTTTACTGGTTTCAAAATTGAGGGACGATTTCTAAACTTTTGAGAGAATTCAAGgatgaaaaatatacttatccctatTATAATTAGTGTGCAACGTCCATTGCACTTCCATTAAAGCATCAATCAGCAAATTGAAATGGAGATATTAGAATCTTCCAATCTGCCATAAGGTTGCCTTTTTCCCGACTTATCCCAACATTCCTTCCCGCTCGACGCGTGGGCCTtggcctcggcctcggcttggtgCCCGCGCATGTGCCCGCCCAGCGCCTTATGTACACCCTGCCCAGTAGCGGCACGGAGCACCGCCGCGCTCTTGCATTTGCCGCAGTTCTCCGAAGGCGTTAGGTTCAGGTCCAGGCAGATCCCTCCGTCGTCGCACGAGGCCACCACCATCTCGGTCGCCGCTGCCGCCTTGCTGCTCGGGGCGTTGGCCCcggcctcggcctcggcttcaacgcGGTGCCGGCGCATGTGCCCACCCAGCGCCTGGCCGACGGCGAACTCGAGCCCGCAGACGGGGCACTCGTGCACCCTCGGCCTTGCCGGCTGCGGCGGCGCCTGGGGAGCCCGGCGGCCGAGGCAGAGCGCTGCGTCGTCGTCGACGCGGACGAGCGCGTGCTGCGGGGGTGTGTGGTGCAGCCTAGGGCGCTTGTGGCTGGCGCGGTGTCCCCCGAGCGCCTGGAACGTGGGGAACTGCCGGTTGCACGTCTTGCACTCGAACATGCGGCCGCCGCCCATTGCCTGCGGCGCCCCGGCGACGCCGCTCTGGTGGTGCTGATGCTGGCGCTGCTGCGCCAGGAGCATGAGCAGGCGGGCCGTGTCTAGGCTGCCCAGCTCCACGTCCCACACGCCCCTGCCTCTCTTGCTCATGGCCGACGTCTCTCGAGTCTGGACCAATACTCGATCCCTGGCAGGCTAGTCCCCCGATCAAAAGTGGCGGTGTGCTACTCGATGGATCGTGTAAAATCACTTTCGGCTAATCGGCTGATTACTGCACTGTGTAATGCATATGTGGCTCTGGGTTGTCTTGTCTGGCCGATGCCTCTATATATATAGTGCCTACTTGGGGTTTGGTGCACGTAGGAAATGGGGCACGCACGCACGACCACTAGGGCCCAGCAAAGTCTTTCTTGGAGTACGTACGGGTGGCTTCTAGACGTGGACGTGTGTGCATGTACTTTTCTGACCGTTTGACCGCGCCCGCGTGGTGTGAGAGTAGTGCTACGGTACGTACACGATCTACGTTCAATCTCGTCATGTGAGTCTAGCTAGGAGTAGTAGCTAGTCTAGTCAACATGTGTGTGTTCGAGCGAGCTGACTCTTCTAGAGCAGCCAGCCGCCCGACTGGCAGCCGCGCGCCGCGGCGGAGCGTGTGCGCGGGTGGCGACCTGCCTTTGGTTCATTCACCATGCGTGCGTGTTTTACTTCCTCGCGGGCGGCGATCTCGACCCGGCCTGCTGCACGGGTTTCAGTGTTTCACACACTCTCCGGTTGGTGTACAACGAAGACATGTTGGGTTGGTTTTGTTGCTGCCGTCGAGTGTTCGAGATCGACA
Coding sequences within:
- the LOC123076373 gene encoding zinc finger protein ZAT12-like, with translation MSKRGRGVWDVELGSLDTARLLMLLAQQRQHQHHQSGVAGAPQAMGGGRMFECKTCNRQFPTFQALGGHRASHKRPRLHHTPPQHALVRVDDDAALCLGRRAPQAPPQPARPRVHECPVCGLEFAVGQALGGHMRRHRVEAEAEAGANAPSSKAAAATEMVVASCDDGGICLDLNLTPSENCGKCKSAAVLRAATGQGVHKALGGHMRGHQAEAEAKAHASSGKECWDKSGKRQPYGRLEDSNISISIC